Within the Streptosporangium album genome, the region GCCGGGGGCGTAGCGGGTGGCGTTGGTGGCCAACTCGGAGACCACGATCTCCAGCTCATCAAGCACGTCGGCGGTGAGAGGCGGGCCGGACAACTGGTGGCGGAGCAGTTCCCGGGCGCGACGGGCCGCGCCGGTGGGAGGCAGGCACCAGGCGGTTATCCGGAAGCGGCTGTGTAGTTTGCCATGCCCGCCGGGGTCCGGGACGGGAACGTGCTCGGTGAGCATCGTTGCTCCTAACGGGTGGGATGGGGCAGTTCTGCGATCAGGTCTGCAGATGCTTGGCGGGCTTGCTCAGGTTTCGCTCTGGTGAGAAAACGCGAGGTCGGTAGTGGTGCGAGGACCGGTGGCGGACATCGGACGTCTCCGGAGAGATGAACGGATAGAACGAGCGCTTATGTCTTTCCGTGACTTTCTGGCCACCTTCCGCTGCAACGCCTCGATGATGCAGCGCAAGTTACCCTCTAAGCAAGCTATTCCTAGAAGAAAGTCTTTCCTCTAGGAGAGATGGTGTTTCCTCAAGCTGCCCTGAGCACTACGCTCCCCACGAGGAAGGAGGTGGTCATGCCCGTCGAACCCACCCCACGACGTCGGCGTCTGGGTGCAGAGCTCAGACGCATCCGCGAGGCCCTCGGCTGGACCCAGGAGGAGGCGGCAAGCCACCTCGGATACCAGTCGCTATCGACGGTCAGCAAGATTGAGAACGGGCTGCAGGGGCTCAAGATCCAACAGCTTCCACACTTCTTCGAGGTCTTCGGCATCACCGATACCGCCCTGCGAGAAGAACTCCGCGACCTCGTGCGCCGGGCCGGTGAAGTCGACTGGTGGCAGCGCTACGAGGGTGTGGTCGACGACCCGCTCGGTGACTACCTCTCACAAGTGGAGAGCGCCAGCGGTCTGTTCGTCTTCAACCCTCTCGCCGTCCACGGCCTGCTCCAGACCCCCGAGTACGCCCGGGCAGTAACCGAAGGCAGCAGGGTCTGGAAGACACCCGAAGACATCGACCACTTCGTGGCGTTACGGCTGGAGCATCAGCGCACCATGCTGGAGCGCCACCCGGCCTTGAAGATCTGGACGGTGCTTCCCGAGGGCCTGCTGCGTCAGGAAGTCGGAGGGCGGGCCTGCATGCGCGCCCAGATCGAGCACCTGATGCACTTCGCTCGCACCAACCCCGCCGTCACGATCCAGGTTCTGCCGTTCTCCGCCGGAGCCCATGCGGGAATGGACGGCCCATTCATGATCATGTCTTTTCCCGCCGGTCGCGATCTCGTGTGCATCGAGTCCCTGCGCGCCTCCCTGCACCTGAACGAACCTGAGACCGTCGACCTTTACCGCACCACCAGTGACCTGCTGAAGTCCGATGCGCTGTCGCCGAAGGCGTCGCTGTCCCTCCTCACCACGATCGCCAAGGACCTCTCATGAACAAGAACATCCTCGACTCAGCCTGGATCGAGACCCAGCTCCGTGACGCTCGCTGGCAGACCAGTAGCCTCAGCAGCGGCGGCACCAACTGCGTCCAGGTCGCCTTCCTGGATCAGGGCATTGTGGCCCTCCGCGACTCCAAGAACCCCGAGAAGGCCCCGCACCTGTTCACCGACGCTGAGTACGACGCCTTCACCGGAGGCATCGAGCGCGGCGAACTCCGTCGTCCCTGAGCCTGCCAGTCATGGCGTGACAGGGATCGTCCCGGTCCCAGTTCGCAGCCACTTCACCGCCTGCGATCACATCCGGCAGGCGGGTCGCTTTTAATGTGTCCGGAGGACGCGGGGCACCTCAAAGGAGGCCGTGGACCCGCTGGATGAACGTGAACCACTCGCCTGGCCGGGTGCCGGTGTAACCGTTATGCTGCAGGGTCAACTCCAAGGTTCGTTTGAGCGGGTGCGGCGACTGCATGATGGCTTCGTTTCGCCGCGCCAGCCTGGTCATTTCCGCCGACGTCGGTGGCCGGTCACTCTTCTGTCTGTTGCACGGCGCGTGTGTGGGGGCCAGGTTCCATACCGCGTCCAGGTCTGGTGTCGTGCCTCGGTCTCCGGGGCCGAGAAGACGACTCATGAACGAGTAGGGGAAGACGTGGTCGACGGCGATATCGTCGACGCCCGGTGTGATGGGTTCCCCGCAGATCAGGCAGAGACCGTGCTGGAAGCCGATGACCGCGTCCGTGACGCCGGTGACCGATCGGCGCCGCTGTCTGTCGGTGATCCGCAGCGTGGCCATGTCCACGGCGACCCCTTCAAGGACCAGACTTCGGCCGATCCCGGTGGCGAAGGACGTCTCCACGATGCTCCAGCGAGCTGACAGTTCGCTCCGCAGGCTCGCGGACTGCTCCGACCGGGCGATGTCGCGGAGATGTTCGCTCAGCCGTACGACCCGCTCCCGGGAGCTTCCCGTCACCTCGTAGAAGCGGTGCGGCACCTCCACTCCTTCGCTACGCAGGTTGTGGAATTTCTTCATCACCATCCTGGGCATGGACTGGAGGGTGGCCGCCAGGAGTTCTTCGGTGGGGTGTCCGAGTTTCAGTGACTCCGTGGCCTCTCTTCCGGCCACCGAGAGGAAGTCCGACTCTCCGGTCTTCGCGTTCGAGGACACCTGCGGTGCCTGACCGAGATGGCGGACCAGCCCCATCGCGTACGGCACCGCCAGGTCCCGAAGAAGGATCTCCGACCGTCCTTCGGCGGCGTCCAGGAGCGCGACGCCGAGCGCGAACTTGTACGTGCGGGTGTTCGCCCCCATCAGTATGGCCAGGCGCCACGAGGACCGCGCGGTCGGCTCCAGACGGAAGAAACCCATGTCCATACGACCCCGCCGCCCTGGTGTTTATTTGCCGAAATACAGGCTATTTTCACCGTCGGTGCGTGGGAACCCGTACGACAGGGGAGTTTGGTGCCGAGGTAGTCTCTGGGGGCTTCGCAAGGAATCTGTGCGCGCGGAGGAGCGGCCGGACATGGGAAAACTCGTGCGGGACAGGATTCCGGAGATCATCCGCGAGGACGGCGGAGACCCGGTGGTGACCGTTCTCGGCGATGCCGACTATCGCAGGGCTCTGCTGGAGAAGTTGTTCGAGGAATCGACGGAGCTCGGCGAGGCCCCGGCGGCCGAGGTTGCGGAGGAGATCGCCGACGTGCTCGAAGTGCTGCGGGCCATCGCTCAGGTCCATGGGCACGAGTGGGCGGACATCGAGAAGATGGCGGAGGCCAAACGATCCGAGCGGGGAGCGTTCCTGGAACGGATCCACCTTGGATGAGGGGCCGTGTGACGATGCCGGATCGAGCAGAACTCACCGTCCCCAGCCGACGATCTTCCGGCTGCCGCCTCTTCCTTCACGGTCGGTCCGACCGGTGAGGTACCACCTGCCGATAGGCCGGACGCCTTAACCGCACGGCCTTGCCTTTCGGATCGGTGGTGCCCCACGGTCTGCGGAATTTCACCTCATGTGGGCCGGTGACAACCGGGGCTCCGGCAGGGCCGTCAGTGCCTGCGCTTCCTGCCGCGGCCGCTGGGGCGGCCCCGGGAGCCGGGCGCCGGGTGCGGCACGAGGCGCAGCCGGCTGCTCCGGGCCAGCATCGGCTCGTACACCAGCGCGCGCAGTTCCTCCAGGGCCGCTCGCGCGGGGTGCCCCGAGTCCAGCACCTCCGCGACGAACTCGGGCGCTTCCCTGCCCGCCGACTCGCTGAGCTGCTCCATGACGGCCTCGGGACCGCCCAGCTCCAGCAGGAGGACCAACCCCTCGGCCAATAGCAGTGCGTGCTCGTCGGCGGCGAGATCCTCGGGGCGCAGCTCTCCCGCCTCCAGGAGGGCGGTCAGGACGATGGGCCCCAGCACCGGATCATGCCGGAGCCCCGCCTGCATCGCCTGGCCGCGGGGGAGCGTCTCCACCAGGGTGGAGAGCATGGCGGAGGCACGGGTACGGAAGGGGCAGGCGCGTATGGCGTCCAGAAGCGGCTCGACGTCACCTCCGTGCGCCGCCAGCCAGCCTTCGAGCTCGACCGCAGCCGTCTCCCGGGTGTGGTGCTGGGCGAGCACGCCCAGCAGTTCGCCTGCCGTGGCGTCCACCAGCTCCCCGATCAGCGGGGCGTCCCGGCCGTCGGCGAGCATCCGCTCCCGTACGGCTCGCGTGCCCAGGGGCGTCAGCCGTACCAGCGGACCCGGCTCCGCCAGGCGTGGCAGGAGCCGGGCGCGTGCCTCGGGCGGCAGCGGCAGGTCGTCCTCGGTGAGCTCACCGAACTCACCGAACTCGCCGAGAACGCCGGGACGCAGGTCACTGGAGTACAGCTCGTCGGGCACGCCGTGGCTCGGCTCGATGGCACCGAGGCCGGAAAGGGCGTCGAACACCGCGAGCAGGTCCTTCTCGACCTGGCGGCGCCAGACGTCCTGACGGAAGCCGTCCTCCTCGGAGTCGAGCAGGAAGTACTCCTGGCAGGCCAGCCATACCGTCTCCTGCAGCCGGGCCACGGGGATCGGGATCGGCATGCTGTACATCGTGTTCAGCACGTCGGGCAGCAGCACGTCGAACGCCGTGGCGAGCATCGAGGAGCGGGTCCACCCGAAGGTGGGCGTGCAGATCGCGGCGCCCAGCTCGAAGGTCGCCTCGAACGCGCGCTGCCACAGCGCCTCCGGGTCACGCAGGACGGGGGCGGCCTTGGCCACCCGGACCAGGCGGCCCGTGCGCACCCGCACCAGGCCCGTCTTCTTCGCCCACGCCAGCAGGAGGTTCACCTGGGGCATCTCTGCGGAGCTGCGCACCCGCAGATCCTGTTCCCCGGTGCCCAGCAGCGCTGCCAGCTCGCGGGCGCCGGCCAGCCGCAGGTTTCCGGTCTTGGTGAGGGGCTGCCCGTTTGTCCCCACCCAGCCGGTCAGGGCGGCCAGCTGCCGTACGACCTCGCTCCGGGCGGCCTCGGCGGCGAGTTCGGCGGCGGGAGGGAGGGCGACGGGACGCTGGGTGAAGGCCCGCTCGTCGTTGGGCCCGGCACCGGTGAACTCGGCCTCGAGAAGCTTGTCGAGCACACCGGCGTCGAACCCTATCCGGCCCGTGTCGATGTCGCGCTGGAACCTGGCCACAGCCCTTTCGTCGTCGAGGAGGATGCCGTTGTCGAGGGCGATCTGCGCCCAGAACTTCCCGATGCCCTGCCGGGCCGGGTCGGCCAGCGCCGCCGGATACTCCGCCGCGGCCTCGGCCACGGCCGCCTCCAGCTCCGCCGGGGAGGCGCCCCGAGGGTCGCGCAGGCCGGACGCGGCGAGGTAACGCAGGAGCGTCAGCAGGCTTTCCGGTGCGGTGGCGAGGACATCCCGCTCGGCCGCGAGGTGCCGGGGAATCCATTCCAGAAGGAAACGCCGCACCTGCCGTGCGTCCCAGTGGGCCAGCCGCCCGTCGCGGCTGCGGTGCCGCGCGTCCAGGGCCGCCATCAGCATCGCCTCGTCGGCCCGCATGCCGTGCTCATCTGCCCAGGCGAGGCAGCGACGGACCAGCAGGTCCTTCGCCGACTCGAACTCCTCGGTCTCCTCCGGATCGAAATGCGTCCGCATCATGAACCCCCGTACTCATGTTGCCGCGACCGGGTCGAGTCGCTTTTCCCGATCGCTCTCGCTGTCCGTGTCATGTCCCGGCCTTCCCTTTCCTCCGGGAGGTATGTGCAGGTCGTCGGCCAGGAGGTTGTCGAGGACGAGTCCCTCCTCGACGCGCACGGGGTCCATCGTGCCATCATCGCCGACGGCGCGGGGTCCTATGAAGCCTGCCATCGTCGAGAAGGCAGGGAACCGCTGATTCGGCGTAGATTATCCGGATGATCAGTGCGTGGGCGGTGGAGGCGGTTGCACGGCTGGACGCGGAGAGGGAGCGGACGCCCGCCACGCCGCTGCGCCGGTTCCCGCTGCCCGACGGGTGGCAGGTGCGGCTGTGGCTGAAGGACGAGTCGACGCAGCCGACGGGCAGCCTCAAGCACCGGCTGGCGCGCGCCCTCTTCCGTCAGGCGATCGCCTCGGGCCGGATCGCTGAGGGCACCACCGTGGTGGAGGCCACCGGGGGTGCGATGGCGGTCGCCCAGGCCCATTTCGCCCGGCTGCTCGGTCTGCCGTACATCGCGGTCATGCCGGAGAAGTCCTCTGGGGAGGGCGTCGAACGGCTGGGCGGCACCTGCAGGCATGTCGACCCGCCCCTGGCCATCTACGGCGAGGCCGAGAAGCTGGCCGAGGAGGTCGGCGGTCACTACCTGGACCACTACGCCGCGGCCGCGGCTGTCGACTGGCACGGGGGAGACTTGGCGGAGGAGCTGTTCGGGCAGGTGGCGGAGTGCCCGCACTGGGTCGTGGTCGACCCGGAGAACTCCGCCTACTTCCCGGGCTGGGCCAGCGGCGCCGCCGACTACAGCACCGGCATGCCGTCCCGGATCGAGGGGATCGGCCGGCCGCGGATGGAGCCGGGGTTCGTCCCCGACCTCGTCGACCTGGTCGTCCCCGTGCCGGATGCCGCCAGCGTGGCCGCCGCCCGCCGGGTGCGCCAGGACACCGGACTGCCGGTCGGCGCCGCCACGGGCACGAACCTGTGGGGTGCGCTGGAGCTCATCACGCGGATGCGCGCCCAGCACGTCCGCGGCGACGTGGTGACCGTGATCGGCGACGCCGATCCGCGCCACCTGCGGACCTGCCATGACGACGCCTGGGCGGAGAGCAGAGGACTGGACTGGCGGCCGCACGCGACACGGCTGGAACGCCTGCTCGACCACGGGGAGCCCTGGTAGGGCAGGAGCACGGAGACGGACGCGCATGCGGGCTCACATCAACTATGCGTCACGCTGTCGGCGGCTGCCGAAGGCTGCGACGTCATCGTGGCAGGCGGATACCTGGTGATGGCTGCGGACTCTCAAAGCTCATTCTGAACCGAGTTCTTAGACGGCGAAGAGCTCGGTCGCGAGTTCGTCGAGAGTGGCGATGTCGTGGAGCGGGAGCACGGCTGCGACGGGTTCGAAGACGTCCATCGTGTGGTGCTGGGCGAGGCCCCGCGCCTGGCGGTGCAGGGCAAGGCCCAGCGCCTGACGGGGAAAGTCTTTGCCGACCGGCCAGTCGCAGGCGTCCAGGAACACCCGCAACAGCGCCTTGTCGCAGCGGAACGCGGCGCGGTGGAGCTGGCAGAGCTCATAGTGCCGATCGGTCACGATCGCATCGCCCCAGTCGATGATCCCCGTGAGCCGGCCGTTCTCGACGAAGGCGTGCCGGCCGGTCAGGTCACCGTGGACGAAGACGCGGTCGAACGGCTCGAGCCGGGCGAGGTAGTCGTCAACCTGCTCGACCAGATGAGGCGGCAGCGAACTTCGCTCGGCGGCTGCGGCCACGTTCGGGGGCGGCCAGCCGGCGTCGGTCACGATGCCCGAGGGGCGCAGCGCGTGCACGCGCCGTACCTGTCGTCCCAGGTCCGCGGCGACCGCGAGCCGTTGCTCGGCGGACAGCGCGGCGTTCTCCCAGGGGACCCCGGACATCCGCGTGGTGATCAGATAGGGCCACGGGCCGGGGGCGTCGTCGAACAGCCGTCCCTCGCCCAGCAGGCGGGGCGCGGCGATGTCCGGGGCGGTGGTGAGCAGGGTCTTCGCCGCGCGCGATCAGTGTCGCCCGTGCGAAAGCCGTGGTGCAAACCGGTGTCGGTCGGGCCCCGGCGCGCGGGCGGCGCCGGCGTCTGTGCTCGGCGATGCACGTGACGTCGGGCCAAGCGTGATCTGGAGGGGGCGAAAGCTAGCATGGAAGCATGGGCGCCGGTCCGGTGACGTTGTTCCTCTGCGGCGACGTCATGCTCGGCCGCGGCGTCGACCAGATCCTTCCGCACCCCGGTGACCCGGCGCTGCGGGAGAGGCATGTCCGGGACGCCCGGACCTACGTTGATCTGGCGGAGGCGGTGAACGGCAGGATTCCCCAACCGGTCGACCCCTCCTGGCCGTGGGGGGATGCCCTGCAGGCGCTGGAGGAGGCCGCGCCCGATGTCCGGGTGGTGAATCTGGAGACGAGCGTCACCCGGAGCGATGAGTTCGCCTCGGGGAAGGCCGTGCACTACCGGATGGATCCGGCCAACCTTCCCTGCCTGGCCGCCGTACGGCCCGACGTCTGCGTGCTGGCGAACAACCACGTCATGGACTTCGGCCGTCGAGGTCTGGAGGAGACGCTCGACGCCCTGGCCGGTGCGGGGCTGAGGGCGGTGGGGGCCGGCCGGGAGGCGAACGAGGCGCGGCGGCCGGCGATCGTCACCGTCGAGGGGGGCAGGCGGGTCCTGGTCTTCTCCTGTGGGACGCCGTCCAGTGGCATTCCGCCGGAATGGGCGGCGGCCCCGGACCGTGCCGGTGTCGATTTCGTCCCCGAGCTGTCGGACGCCGCGGCGTCCGAGGTGGCCGGCCGGGTGCGGCAGGTGAAGCGCCCCGGTGACGTCGTGGTCGTCTCCATTCATTGGGGGTCCAACTGGGGTTACGGCGTCTCCCGAGATCAGACGCGCTTCGCGCACCGCCTGGTCGATGGCGGTGCCGACGTCGTGCACGGGCACTCCTCGCACCATCCCCGGCCTGTCGAGGTGTACCGTGACGGGCTCATCCTGTATGGCTGCGGTGACTTCATCGACGACTACGAGGGCATCACCGGCTATGAGGAGTACCGGGACGATCTGCGGCTGCTGTACTTGGTGTCGGTGGAGCCGGAGCCGGGAAAGCCGGCCGGTCTGCGGATGGTGCCCATGCAGGCCCGTCAGATGCGTCTCCATCACGTCTCGAGCGGAGACTCCGAGTGGCTGCAGGCGGTTCTCGACCGGGTCAGCCGTGGTTTCGGGTCGCGATTCGACCGAGAGCCGGACGGCACGCTCGCACTCCGGCGGACGTGAGCGGGTGGGTGCGGAGAATCGGAGCGATCCCCTGCGACATGCGGGCGGGGCGCCTCTCACCTGATCGTGAGGGACGCCCCGCCCGCCCTGTCGTCCCCGGTGTCAGTCGTCGTGCTCGTCCACGCCCTTCTCGGGGACGTTGCTGGACCGTACGGCCTCGTAGGCCTTGTCCCGGGCCTTGGGCCGCGGGTCGTCGACGAGACCGGCGCACTGGCCGCTACCGGTGATCTGGTTGGACACCCCGGCGTCGGACGGCGCGGGCGTGTTGCCGCTGCAGGACAGCGCGCCGTGGATGCTGGTGCCCGCCATGACGAGGGCGTCGACGGTGGTGTTGCCGGCCAGCAGCGTCGCGCCCTTGATGTCCGAGCTGGCGATGATCAGCTGGCCGGTGGTGCCGGAGATGACGACCGCACCGCTGACCCGAGCCTTGAGCAGGTGCACCTCGGCGGCGGTGGACGCGGTGACCGCTCCGCTGATCGTGCCGCCGTTCACCACCAGGGACGCGCCGGAACCGACCGTCACCCCGCCGTTGACCTGGGCGTTGTTCAGGCAGGTGACGCCGGAGCGGACGGAGAGCGACCCGTTCTTCACGCCGGTGATCGTGGTGGTGCAGGCGGGCGGGGCCGCGAGGGTCGTGACCCTGAAGCTCTTGGCCGTGCCGTAGTTGCCGCTCGGGTCGATCGAGCGATACTCGACGGTGTGCCTGCCGCGGGGCAGCTTGCCGTACGTGAGGCTGTCGATGACGGTGCCGCTCTCGCTGAACGTCCACGGCAGGGCGGCGGAGGTCGGCCAGCCGAAGTAGTTGAACCAGCCGTCGCCGTCCACGCGGGATTCGTGCACGACGTACCCGTCCTGGTCGTCGCCGCCGGTGAGCTTCATGGTGAAGGGGCTGTTGTAGACATAGGCGTCGCCGGACTTGACCAGTGGCTCGGAGAGCTCGTAGCCGGTCGTGGGCAGCGTGTTGTCGACGGTCCAGGATCGCGTGTCGCCGCCGGAGGTGGCGGTGAGAGTGTGGCTGCCGGGGGCGAGCGTGAGCCCTCCCAGATCCAGGTCCTCGTCGCTCCCGTCAAGCCGCGCGCCGTCCAGCGCCCAGGTGACGGCGGGGATGCCGTCGTCGGGGTGGGTGGTCTCGGCGTAGACCACCTCGTCGCGGCCGACGGCGCGGCCGGTGGGTGTGGAGGAGAGCAGACCGGCGCCGACCGCGGCGGGGGTGGTGGTCACGGTCGTGTCCACCGTCCAGGTGCGGGTCGCGGTGAGAGCGCTGGAGCGGATGGCGGGGTCCCGCACGAAGTCGGTCGGGTCGACGACGGTCGCCTTCACCGTGTGCGTGCCGGACGGCAGGTTCAGCGTGCGGAGGTCGAGCGTGGTGCGGTCGCCCGGCAGTTCGGTGCCGTCGACGCTCCACGTGGTGGTCAGCGAGTGGCTGTTGGGGTGCAGCGGCTCGACCCAGAGCACCCGGTCGGCGCCGACCCGCGACGTCGTGGGCGTACTGTCCTGGATGAGGCCGACCTTGGCGGAGATCTTCTGGGTCATGACCTCACGGCTGACCTGGTCGTAGTAGTAGCCCAGCGTCCTCATGATGGAGTGCTTGCTCGGCCGCCAGACGCCGCTGCTGTAGTACAGGCCGCCCTCGTGGCGGCCGATGGTGCCGCCCGCCTCGCTCGGCTCTCCCAGCCAGCGCCACCACTTCTTCCGCTGGTCCTTTATCTGCTGCTCGGTCAGCAGGGTGTGGTGCGTGGAGCCGGGCTCGGATCCGGAGTAGGCGCCACCGTCCACGCCTCGCGTGTAGTAGGTGTACTCGTCCTGCAACCCGCCCAGCGAGTGGCCGATCTCGTGCGGCGCGATGAGGGCCGACATCGCGTTGTGGCCCGAGGAGGTGGCATAGGCGCCGCCCGCTCCGCCGTAGGTCCCGCTGTTGCCCAGGGCCAGGATCTGCCGGTTGCCGCTGCTGGTCCCCGTCACCAGGTTGGCGTACGAGGTGGCCGCCGAATTGCTCATGGTGATCAGCCGCTGGACGCTGGCGGGGTTGCAGCCGCCCCAGAAACCCATGCTCAGCGGGGTGTTCTTCTTCCCGGAGGCCAGATCGGGGTCACAGTCGATGCCGGACTCGCCGGAGACGATGTCCACCCGGTAGACGTTGAAGTAATTGCGGTAGGACTTGTACGGCTCGATCGACCACATCACGTTGAGCTGCTGATCGGCGTCGGCGGCGAACGTGGACTGTTCGCCCTCGGTGTAGCCGTCGCCCATGATGATCAAATTGAACCGCTTGGCAGGGTCTCCCGTGACCTGGAGCGGCACCACGGTGGCGCCGCCGACGGCGGCGCTGGCGGGTGCCATGGGAACGGTGAGCAAGGCGGCGGTCATCGAGACGGCCGCCAAGGCCGTGAGCGGCCTGGTGATACGCATGGCGGGGGGAACCTCCAGAGACCAATCGGGGAGTTCCTGCACTATCGTGCGTCGGCGCCCCGGGCGCACATCCCAAACAGGGATAACTCTGGCTTTATGGCTCCGTCGGGCGGGTGTGGCGGAAGTATCGCACTTCGCGTATCCCTCACGCATGGCACCCGGCTGGGCTGGGGAAATCGGGTTACCGGTCTGATGTGCCGTCCACCATGCGTGACCTCCGAAATGTCCTGTTAATCATGAAAAGGTATAGTCCTCATGTTATAGGCGTGAAGGGAGGGGCTGCCGTGCAGCTGGAGCTGCGTCACCTGCGTGTGATCTGCGCCATCGCCGACGCCGGGAGCCTCAGCAGGGCGGCCACCGCCGTCGGTGTGTCGCAGCCCGCGCTCACCGCCCAGCTTCAGCGGGTCGAGGGGGCGCTCGGCGGGCAGGTCTTCTGGCGCGGTCGCCTCGGCGTCACCCCCACCCCCTTCGGCCAGTTCGTGCTGACCCGGGCCAGGTCCATCCTGCTCACCGTGGACGAGCTGGTCACCGGCGTCAGCGCCTACGACGGCCAGTCGAACCTCGTCCGCATCGGCGGATACGTGACGCCCGTGCTGTCCGGTCTGCTCACCCGGCTCTTCGAGGTCCCCGGCGTGTCGATCACCGTGCACACCGAGTACTCCCCCCGGCTCCTCCTCGACCTGCTGGCCTCCCGCCGCCTCGACGCGGTCACCCTCGTCGACTACCCGGGAAACGAGCTACCCACCCTTCCCTCGGTCGGCATGCGCCTGGTGGCCACCGAGCCGGTCTTCGTTCTCATGAGCAGCCGGCACCGGCTCGCCGCCGAGGAGGAGGTCAATCTGGCCGACCTCGCCGACGACGACTGGGTGATCTCGCCACCCGACGGCGTCGGCTGGCCGGAATGCGTCTACTCCGCCTGCCAGGAGGCGGGCTTCACACCCCGGGTCCCGCACAGCATGAGCGAGCAGGCGGTGATCCGGCAGCTGGTCGCCGGCGGGCACGCGGTCTCACCCTGCCAGGCCACGGTGCAGGACGGTCCCGGGATCGTGGTGCGCCCGCTCGCCGGGAACCCTCTGTGGCTGCGGCACCTGGTGGCCTGGCGCCGCGACGGCCCGCTCGCCCAGCGCGCCCAGGAGCTGGCCGAGTTCGCGATGGAGGCGCACCGGGAGGCGATCGCCGAACGCCCCCACTACGTGGCCTGGACCGTCCGCAACGGAACCGCCGCGACCCTCGGCTGATCGCGCATGACGGCTTCGACGCTCTCGCCGGAAATTCGGGTGCGCGGAGCGTGCGCCTCTGCGAGGGTGCCTGACCGTGAGTACCAACGATGTCGTCATCCGGCGCGCGAACACCTCCGACGCCTCCGCCGTGGCCGAGGTGTGGCTGCGTTCCTACACGGCGGCGCTGCCGACGGTCCGCCGGGCGCACGCCGATGAGCAGGTGCGTGACTGGTTTCTGCACGTGGTCGTGCCGTCGCGGGAAACCTGGGTGGCGACCGTGGCGGGTTCCGTGGTCGGGGTGATGGTGCTCGACGGCGACCATCTGGACCAGCTCTACCTGGATCCGTCCTGGCGCGGCCGGACCATCGGCGACCGGTTCGTCGCGCTGGCCAAAGAACGCCGGCCGGGCGGGCTGGAGCTGTGGACGTTCCAGGTCAACGGGCCGGCGCAGCGGTTCTACGGACGGCACGGCTTCGTCGCGGTCGAGCGGACCGACGGGAGCGGCAACGAGGAGCGTGAGCCGGACGTCCGCTACGTGTGGCGGCCCGAACCCGGCGGGCTCAGGGACGACCGGCGAGGCTGAGCGGACGGACGACCTGTCACCCCGGACGTCCTCCGGACCGTCCGTCGTCGTGAGGGGGCCGGCGCATGATCGCCTGGGATGAGATCCGCGGGCTCATCGACCGCCAGGACGCCTCCGCCGTCGCGGCCGCCGTGGCGACCTGGCTGAACCGCCGCGACTTCACCTCCCGGTGGGGCGCGCCGTACGAGGACACCGACCGCATCGTGGCGGTCCTCGCGACCCGGCCGCCGGAGTGGCGGGCCGAACTGGCCAGGCGGCTCGTGCTGAGACTCCGGACGGGAGAGGACCGCGGCGTCGCACTGGCGCCGACCCTGCTGCGCGCGACCGGGATCGAGGCCCCGATCCACGACCCGCTGGTCGTCGGATGGCTGGAAACCGCCGGCAGGCTGCCGGCGCCGTCCGAAGATCCGCTGTTCGACCTCATGCTTCCCCGTATCTTCGACGCTCAGGGGGTGGGGCGGGCACTGCAGTGGGAGAGCGGCCCCACCGCACCGTGGCTGAAGGCTCTCTGCGACCTGGCCGCCGGGGACGCGGCGAAACGGCTGATTTTGCTGGAGGGGTGCGTCAGGCGAGCTGGTCCGGGCCGCCGCACCTTCCGGCTGGACCGGCGCCACGGTCCGCTGTGCCCAGGTCGGCCGGTTCTCCCTGATCACGGTGG harbors:
- a CDS encoding helix-turn-helix domain-containing protein; this translates as MPVEPTPRRRRLGAELRRIREALGWTQEEAASHLGYQSLSTVSKIENGLQGLKIQQLPHFFEVFGITDTALREELRDLVRRAGEVDWWQRYEGVVDDPLGDYLSQVESASGLFVFNPLAVHGLLQTPEYARAVTEGSRVWKTPEDIDHFVALRLEHQRTMLERHPALKIWTVLPEGLLRQEVGGRACMRAQIEHLMHFARTNPAVTIQVLPFSAGAHAGMDGPFMIMSFPAGRDLVCIESLRASLHLNEPETVDLYRTTSDLLKSDALSPKASLSLLTTIAKDLS
- a CDS encoding DUF397 domain-containing protein: MNKNILDSAWIETQLRDARWQTSSLSSGGTNCVQVAFLDQGIVALRDSKNPEKAPHLFTDAEYDAFTGGIERGELRRP
- a CDS encoding HNH endonuclease domain-containing protein, whose protein sequence is MGFFRLEPTARSSWRLAILMGANTRTYKFALGVALLDAAEGRSEILLRDLAVPYAMGLVRHLGQAPQVSSNAKTGESDFLSVAGREATESLKLGHPTEELLAATLQSMPRMVMKKFHNLRSEGVEVPHRFYEVTGSSRERVVRLSEHLRDIARSEQSASLRSELSARWSIVETSFATGIGRSLVLEGVAVDMATLRITDRQRRRSVTGVTDAVIGFQHGLCLICGEPITPGVDDIAVDHVFPYSFMSRLLGPGDRGTTPDLDAVWNLAPTHAPCNRQKSDRPPTSAEMTRLARRNEAIMQSPHPLKRTLELTLQHNGYTGTRPGEWFTFIQRVHGLL
- a CDS encoding nucleoside triphosphate pyrophosphohydrolase, with the protein product MGKLVRDRIPEIIREDGGDPVVTVLGDADYRRALLEKLFEESTELGEAPAAEVAEEIADVLEVLRAIAQVHGHEWADIEKMAEAKRSERGAFLERIHLG
- a CDS encoding pyridoxal-phosphate dependent enzyme; the encoded protein is MISAWAVEAVARLDAERERTPATPLRRFPLPDGWQVRLWLKDESTQPTGSLKHRLARALFRQAIASGRIAEGTTVVEATGGAMAVAQAHFARLLGLPYIAVMPEKSSGEGVERLGGTCRHVDPPLAIYGEAEKLAEEVGGHYLDHYAAAAAVDWHGGDLAEELFGQVAECPHWVVVDPENSAYFPGWASGAADYSTGMPSRIEGIGRPRMEPGFVPDLVDLVVPVPDAASVAAARRVRQDTGLPVGAATGTNLWGALELITRMRAQHVRGDVVTVIGDADPRHLRTCHDDAWAESRGLDWRPHATRLERLLDHGEPW
- a CDS encoding phosphotransferase family protein, which codes for MLTTAPDIAAPRLLGEGRLFDDAPGPWPYLITTRMSGVPWENAALSAEQRLAVAADLGRQVRRVHALRPSGIVTDAGWPPPNVAAAAERSSLPPHLVEQVDDYLARLEPFDRVFVHGDLTGRHAFVENGRLTGIIDWGDAIVTDRHYELCQLHRAAFRCDKALLRVFLDACDWPVGKDFPRQALGLALHRQARGLAQHHTMDVFEPVAAVLPLHDIATLDELATELFAV
- a CDS encoding CapA family protein encodes the protein MGAGPVTLFLCGDVMLGRGVDQILPHPGDPALRERHVRDARTYVDLAEAVNGRIPQPVDPSWPWGDALQALEEAAPDVRVVNLETSVTRSDEFASGKAVHYRMDPANLPCLAAVRPDVCVLANNHVMDFGRRGLEETLDALAGAGLRAVGAGREANEARRPAIVTVEGGRRVLVFSCGTPSSGIPPEWAAAPDRAGVDFVPELSDAAASEVAGRVRQVKRPGDVVVVSIHWGSNWGYGVSRDQTRFAHRLVDGGADVVHGHSSHHPRPVEVYRDGLILYGCGDFIDDYEGITGYEEYRDDLRLLYLVSVEPEPGKPAGLRMVPMQARQMRLHHVSSGDSEWLQAVLDRVSRGFGSRFDREPDGTLALRRT